From Nitrospirota bacterium:
CTTGTCCAGTCGCCCCAGGATGAAACCGGGCGTTCCGCCGATCCCGGCGGCTTGGGCTTCGGAGGAATCCGCGCGGACGTGACCCGCCGATTCGCCGTTTTGGAGGCAGGTGTTGAACGTTGATGTCTTGAGCCCGATCCCCTTGACATCCCGCCCAGAGAACACAAGCTGCAAGAATGACACGAACCTGATTCATCTTTGACTCTTACTTATTGTAACGAACGAGAGGCGAGGTTTCTTCCTTTCATCGCCCTGTAGAGCCTATCCCAAAACCCCACGGAACCGGAGCGGGATTCGCGGAGCCTAAAGGCTCCGCTACAGCCGGAAAACGAACTCTCCGTAGCGGGCACTTCAGGGTCCGCGATACGTTTTGGGATA
This genomic window contains:
- a CDS encoding thioredoxin domain-containing protein is translated as MSFLQLVFSGRDVKGIGLKTSTFNTCLQNGESAGHVRADSSEAQAAGIGGTPGFILGRLDKKKKTVTGVVISGALPYASFQQQIDRLLNDDG